A single window of Vibrio sp. HB236076 DNA harbors:
- the rnc gene encoding ribonuclease III, translating to MISQIKQLEKKLGYEFQQAELISLALTHRSANSKHNERLEFLGDSILSFVIADDLYHRFPKVNEGDMSRMRATLVRGHTLAELGREFELGEYLKLGPGELKSGGFRRDSILADAVEAVIGAIYLDSDIETVRGIVLHWYASRLNAIEPGVSQKDPKTRLQEYLQGRKKPLPSYTVAKIKGEAHNQEFTVECQVTGMEQPVVGKGTSRRKAEQAAAQIALERLHHGG from the coding sequence ATGATATCTCAAATTAAACAGTTAGAAAAAAAACTCGGCTATGAATTTCAACAGGCCGAGTTGATTTCATTGGCACTGACTCACCGCAGTGCCAATAGTAAGCACAACGAACGTTTGGAGTTCTTGGGCGATTCAATTTTAAGTTTTGTTATCGCAGATGACTTGTACCACCGTTTCCCTAAAGTGAATGAAGGGGATATGAGCCGGATGCGAGCGACCCTAGTTCGCGGCCATACATTGGCGGAATTAGGGCGCGAGTTTGAGTTAGGAGAGTACTTAAAATTAGGTCCAGGTGAGTTGAAAAGTGGCGGTTTTCGCCGTGATTCTATTCTCGCAGATGCGGTTGAAGCCGTGATTGGTGCAATTTATTTAGACAGTGATATCGAAACGGTACGCGGCATTGTTTTACACTGGTATGCATCACGCCTAAACGCGATTGAACCTGGCGTTTCGCAAAAAGACCCGAAAACGCGTCTACAAGAGTATTTACAAGGCAGAAAAAAACCATTGCCTTCGTATACAGTCGCTAAAATTAAAGGGGAAGCACACAACCAAGAGTTTACGGTTGAGTGTCAAGTAACAGGTATGGAACAGCCTGTTGTTGGTAAAGGTACCAGCCGTCGCAAGGCAGAACAAGCGGCTGCACAGATAGCACTTGAGCGGTTACATCATGGCGGATAA
- the rlmD gene encoding 23S rRNA (uracil(1939)-C(5))-methyltransferase RlmD: protein MVRFYQPPKKQSASSKHQSLTIERLDHHGAGIAYQGQYPIFVDGALPQEEVVVQVTEKKNKYARARLIKVNTASRERVAPTCPYYEQCGGCDLQHLSYSAQQQHKQETLKQLMQKFAGAPASLSLEPLIAGEAWHYRRRTRLSALSKQGRFHLGFRQRKNNTVIDIEHCPVLDARLNTILAELKAMIVALKFTAAVGHIELVLADNGPCILFRLVKTLPEPTAQRVRDWCLERGAQLFFDFGEGVVEPKLSDWPFYQEAGAKIPFLPGQFIQVNQSVNQAMVSQAIDWLAPTAQDTILDLFCGLGNFSLPLATKARHVTAVEGVASMVKAAQNNARQQGFDNVDFYHANLESPLSMHSWAKGTFDKVLLDPARAGAAGIVEQLAQLGVKRVVYVSCNPATLARDSQQLFEQGFRLEKLGALDMFPHTSHLESMALFTR from the coding sequence ATGGTCAGATTTTATCAACCTCCGAAAAAACAGTCTGCTTCTAGCAAACATCAATCTTTGACGATTGAACGCTTGGATCACCACGGTGCGGGCATTGCCTATCAAGGGCAGTACCCTATTTTTGTGGACGGCGCTTTGCCTCAAGAAGAGGTGGTTGTGCAGGTGACTGAGAAAAAAAACAAGTACGCTCGCGCCCGGCTGATCAAAGTGAACACCGCCAGTCGCGAACGCGTTGCGCCGACATGCCCTTATTACGAGCAATGTGGCGGCTGTGATTTACAACATCTATCTTACTCCGCTCAGCAACAGCACAAGCAAGAAACGTTAAAGCAGCTGATGCAAAAGTTTGCGGGTGCACCGGCGAGCTTATCACTAGAGCCTCTCATTGCCGGGGAAGCTTGGCATTATCGCCGTCGTACCCGTTTGAGTGCTTTGAGTAAACAGGGGCGCTTTCACTTGGGGTTTCGGCAGCGAAAAAACAACACTGTCATCGATATTGAGCACTGCCCAGTGTTAGATGCCAGATTGAATACGATCCTCGCTGAACTCAAGGCGATGATCGTCGCTTTAAAATTTACTGCTGCCGTTGGCCATATAGAGTTGGTATTAGCGGATAATGGGCCATGTATTCTTTTTAGACTGGTCAAAACATTGCCTGAACCCACCGCTCAACGAGTGCGCGATTGGTGTCTAGAGCGCGGTGCTCAACTGTTTTTTGACTTCGGGGAAGGGGTGGTTGAGCCCAAGTTGTCCGATTGGCCTTTTTATCAGGAAGCGGGGGCAAAAATTCCGTTTTTACCAGGGCAATTTATTCAAGTAAACCAGAGTGTCAATCAAGCCATGGTGTCACAAGCGATAGACTGGTTAGCGCCAACGGCGCAAGATACGATTTTGGATCTGTTTTGCGGTTTGGGGAACTTTAGTTTACCACTTGCCACGAAAGCTCGTCATGTCACTGCGGTTGAAGGGGTAGCAAGCATGGTAAAAGCAGCGCAAAACAACGCTCGGCAACAAGGTTTTGACAATGTCGACTTTTATCACGCCAATCTCGAATCCCCGTTATCGATGCATTCTTGGGCAAAAGGAACGTTCGATAAAGTATTGCTCGATCCAGCAAGGGCCGGCGCGGCAGGGATTGTCGAACAATTGGCGCAACTCGGCGTAAAAAGGGTGGTTTATGTTTCCTGTAATCCTGCTACCCTAGCAAGGGATAGTCAGCAACTCTTTGAACAAGGGTTTCGCTTAGAAAAGCTCGGTGCGTTAGATATGTTCCCCCACACGAGCCACTTAGAATCAATGGCTTTATTTACGCGTTAA
- the relA gene encoding GTP diphosphokinase, with amino-acid sequence MVAVRSAHLNADKQFDLEQWVAQFDLESSVSSHLIRVYRYCEEGVADHPDAELLLWRGREMIEILVTLSMDRATLQAAQLFPLVSSGALSRERLQEDYSSEVVKLIDGVEEMAAIGQLNVNLEGSAASEQVDNVRRMLLAMVEDFRCVVIKLAERIANLIEVKKAPDEVRRAAARECTNLYAPLANRLGIGQLKWEIEDYAFRYQQPETYKQIAKQLSERRIVREQYIQDFVANLSQEMKQSGINAEVYGRPKHIYSIWRKMQKKSLAFDELFDVRAVRIIADQLQDCYAALGLVHTQYKHLPNEFDDYVANPKPNGYQSIHTVILGPEGKTIEIQIRTKQMHEESELGVAAHWKYKEGSSSGRSGYDEKITWLRKLLDWQEEMSDSGEMLDELRSQVFDDRVYAFTPRGDVVDLPMGATPLDFAYHIHSEVGHRCIGAKVDGRIVPFTHKLSMGDQVEIITAKEPNPSRDWLNPASGFVHSGRARAKINAWFRKQSREKNLEAGREILEAELIKIGATLKDAEAYALKRFNVNSADELYAGIGSGDLRINQVINHINALVNKPTAEEEDLQALEKIQDAGQRLHQTSRPKKDAVVVEGVDNLMTHLARCCQPIPGDDIKGYITQGRGISVHRHDCEQLDELRHHAPERIIDTVWGQGFVGSYVLTVRVEALERTGLLKDISSVLVNEKVKVINMKSRTDYRRQLSIMDFDLEVSNLEIYQRIVKRIEQVKDVVLVKRLG; translated from the coding sequence ATGGTTGCGGTACGAAGCGCACATCTAAATGCTGATAAACAATTTGACCTTGAACAATGGGTCGCACAGTTTGATCTTGAGTCTTCTGTGTCTTCGCATTTGATTCGCGTTTATCGCTATTGCGAAGAAGGGGTGGCAGACCATCCGGATGCGGAACTCTTGTTGTGGCGCGGCAGAGAAATGATCGAGATCTTAGTGACGCTATCGATGGATCGAGCCACATTACAAGCCGCTCAACTGTTTCCCCTCGTCTCTAGTGGCGCATTGAGTCGTGAGCGTCTTCAAGAAGACTACTCAAGTGAAGTGGTCAAATTGATTGATGGCGTAGAAGAAATGGCGGCGATCGGACAGCTCAATGTCAACCTAGAGGGAAGTGCGGCTTCTGAGCAAGTCGACAACGTGCGGCGCATGTTATTGGCCATGGTCGAAGATTTTCGTTGTGTGGTGATCAAATTAGCCGAGCGTATTGCCAATCTCATTGAGGTGAAAAAAGCGCCCGATGAGGTGAGAAGAGCGGCGGCGCGCGAGTGTACAAATCTTTATGCGCCATTGGCGAACCGTTTGGGAATTGGTCAGCTTAAGTGGGAAATTGAAGATTACGCCTTTCGTTATCAGCAACCGGAAACCTACAAGCAAATCGCAAAACAGTTGTCTGAACGTCGTATTGTACGTGAGCAATACATTCAAGACTTTGTCGCTAATCTAAGCCAAGAAATGAAGCAATCTGGCATTAATGCTGAAGTGTACGGGCGTCCGAAGCACATTTACAGTATTTGGCGTAAGATGCAAAAGAAAAGCCTCGCCTTTGATGAGTTGTTTGATGTGCGCGCGGTGAGGATCATCGCCGATCAGCTGCAAGATTGTTATGCCGCTTTGGGACTGGTACACACGCAATACAAGCACCTGCCCAACGAGTTTGACGATTACGTCGCCAACCCCAAACCCAATGGGTATCAATCGATCCACACTGTTATTTTGGGGCCGGAAGGCAAAACCATTGAAATTCAGATCCGAACCAAGCAAATGCACGAAGAGTCAGAGCTTGGGGTTGCGGCACACTGGAAATACAAAGAAGGGTCGAGCTCAGGGCGCAGTGGCTATGATGAAAAAATCACTTGGCTGAGAAAATTGCTCGATTGGCAAGAAGAAATGTCCGACTCTGGTGAAATGCTCGATGAGCTTCGCAGCCAGGTATTTGATGATCGCGTTTATGCCTTTACCCCTAGAGGGGATGTGGTCGATTTACCGATGGGCGCGACGCCACTCGATTTTGCATATCACATACATTCTGAAGTAGGGCACCGCTGTATTGGTGCCAAAGTCGATGGTCGCATTGTGCCTTTTACCCATAAGTTATCGATGGGCGATCAAGTGGAAATCATTACCGCGAAAGAGCCAAACCCTTCTCGTGATTGGCTCAATCCGGCTTCGGGTTTTGTTCATTCAGGCCGTGCTCGTGCTAAGATCAACGCTTGGTTTAGAAAGCAAAGCCGCGAGAAAAACCTCGAAGCCGGCCGCGAGATCCTCGAAGCCGAATTGATCAAAATCGGCGCGACGTTAAAAGATGCCGAAGCGTATGCTTTAAAGCGTTTTAATGTTAACTCAGCGGATGAGCTCTACGCCGGAATTGGCAGTGGTGATCTTCGTATTAATCAAGTCATCAATCACATCAACGCCTTGGTGAATAAGCCGACCGCTGAAGAAGAAGATCTACAAGCGCTGGAAAAAATTCAGGATGCCGGACAGCGTTTACACCAAACCAGTCGTCCTAAAAAAGACGCTGTGGTGGTGGAAGGGGTCGATAACCTGATGACTCACCTCGCGCGATGTTGTCAGCCGATCCCCGGTGATGACATTAAAGGCTACATAACCCAAGGGCGTGGAATTTCTGTTCACCGTCACGATTGTGAGCAATTAGACGAGTTACGCCACCATGCTCCAGAGCGCATTATCGATACGGTTTGGGGGCAGGGTTTTGTCGGCTCATACGTCCTCACCGTTCGGGTTGAAGCCTTAGAGCGAACGGGGCTGCTCAAGGATATATCTTCGGTGTTGGTCAATGAAAAAGTCAAAGTCATCAATATGAAAAGCCGAACGGATTATCGTCGTCAACTCAGTATTATGGACTTTGACCTCGAGGTGTCGAACCTTGAGATTTACCAGCGTATTGTTAAACGCATTGAGCAAGTCAAAGACGTGGTGCTGGTTAAGCGCTTGGGCTAG
- the pdxJ gene encoding pyridoxine 5'-phosphate synthase, with product MTSIYLGVNIDHIATIRNARGTKYPDPVHAAEVAERAGADGITVHLREDRRHILDRDVRLLKETIQTRMNLEMAVTDEMVEIALQTQPEYVCLVPEKREELTTEGGLDVVGQLEKVKSATAKLSAAGIKVSLFIDADREQISAAKQCGAPFIELHTGHYAEASSEDERQAELKKIAAGASFAHDLGLYVNAGHGLTYHNVAPIAALPEIYELNIGHAIIGRAAFDGLAKAVADMKAVMIEARK from the coding sequence ATGACCTCAATTTATTTAGGCGTCAACATTGATCACATTGCGACGATCCGCAACGCTCGTGGTACGAAATACCCCGATCCCGTTCACGCTGCCGAAGTCGCAGAGCGCGCTGGAGCGGATGGTATTACGGTACATCTGCGTGAAGACCGCCGACATATACTCGACCGAGATGTTCGCCTATTGAAGGAAACCATTCAAACTCGCATGAACCTGGAAATGGCCGTCACGGACGAAATGGTAGAGATTGCGTTGCAAACACAACCTGAGTACGTTTGTTTAGTTCCAGAGAAACGTGAAGAGCTCACCACCGAAGGCGGCCTAGATGTTGTTGGCCAATTGGAAAAAGTGAAGAGTGCCACCGCCAAATTGTCTGCTGCGGGTATCAAAGTGTCATTATTTATTGATGCCGATCGCGAACAGATCAGCGCAGCAAAACAATGTGGTGCGCCATTTATTGAGTTGCACACCGGTCACTATGCCGAAGCGAGTTCAGAAGATGAGCGTCAAGCAGAGTTGAAAAAAATTGCGGCGGGCGCCAGTTTTGCTCACGACCTTGGCTTATACGTCAACGCAGGGCATGGTTTGACGTATCACAATGTGGCGCCAATTGCCGCTTTACCTGAAATCTACGAACTTAATATTGGTCATGCGATTATTGGTCGTGCGGCTTTTGATGGGTTAGCGAAAGCCGTGGCAGATATGAAAGCGGTCATGATTGAAGCGAGAAAATAA
- the mazG gene encoding nucleoside triphosphate pyrophosphohydrolase — protein sequence MDEQITKLRSIMAQLRDPEKGCPWDLKQDFESIIPHTIEETYEVIDAILQQDWHNLKEELGDLLFQVIFYSQLAQEQKRFDFDDVVAGINDKLIHRHPHVFADPELKAAVDLDQQWERLKAVEKAKNGQQPQQWLDSVPRSLPALSRAVKLQKKCAKVGFDWSTLGPVVDKVQEEIDEVMDEAQQVTPDQDAIEMEVGDLLFATVNLARHLKVDPEVALAKANQKFTNRFHQVEAFLTQNESSLEQANLEQMEAAWQQVKQKENL from the coding sequence ATGGACGAACAAATCACTAAATTGCGAAGTATTATGGCGCAGTTGCGCGATCCTGAGAAAGGCTGCCCATGGGATCTAAAACAAGATTTCGAAAGCATTATCCCACATACCATCGAAGAAACTTATGAAGTGATTGATGCTATTTTGCAACAAGATTGGCACAACCTAAAAGAAGAGTTAGGCGATCTGCTTTTTCAGGTGATTTTTTACAGCCAATTGGCGCAAGAGCAAAAGCGATTCGATTTTGATGATGTCGTTGCGGGTATCAACGACAAATTGATTCATCGTCATCCCCATGTGTTTGCCGATCCCGAATTAAAAGCTGCAGTGGATCTTGACCAGCAATGGGAGAGGCTAAAGGCAGTAGAAAAAGCAAAAAATGGCCAGCAACCTCAACAGTGGCTCGATAGCGTGCCTCGTTCATTACCAGCACTGTCACGGGCCGTTAAATTACAGAAAAAATGCGCTAAAGTTGGCTTCGATTGGTCGACATTAGGGCCGGTGGTGGATAAGGTGCAAGAAGAGATTGACGAGGTCATGGACGAAGCGCAGCAAGTCACCCCCGATCAAGACGCGATTGAAATGGAAGTGGGGGATTTACTTTTTGCCACTGTGAATCTCGCGCGTCATTTAAAGGTGGATCCCGAAGTGGCACTCGCCAAGGCCAATCAAAAGTTCACCAATCGCTTTCATCAAGTTGAAGCTTTTTTGACTCAAAATGAATCGAGTTTAGAGCAAGCTAACCTTGAACAAATGGAAGCGGCCTGGCAACAGGTCAAGCAAAAAGAAAACCTTTAG
- the era gene encoding GTPase Era, producing the protein MADKEFDIDAFFASSQKESTPENQHCGFIAIVGRPNVGKSTLLNHILGQKISITSRKPQTTRHRIMGVETDGDYQAIYVDTPGLHIEEKRAINRLMNRAANSSLSDVNLVFFLVDGTHWTEDDEMVLTKLSKSQFPVVLCVNKVDNVKDRNEVMLHMMELSKKMDFVDVVPISAKHGKNTDVLRKHVRDYLPKATHHFPEEYVTDRSQRFMASEILREKLMRFTGDELPYSVTVEIERFDYNPETDGFHINGLILVERLGQKKMVIGKGGEKIKTIGREARLDMEELFGRKVYLETWVKVKSGWADDERALRSLGYIDDL; encoded by the coding sequence ATGGCGGATAAAGAATTTGATATCGATGCGTTTTTTGCGTCGTCACAAAAAGAGTCAACACCCGAGAATCAACACTGTGGTTTTATTGCCATTGTCGGTCGTCCTAACGTAGGTAAATCAACCTTGTTAAACCATATTTTGGGGCAAAAAATATCGATCACTTCACGCAAACCTCAGACGACACGCCACCGTATAATGGGGGTAGAAACCGATGGGGATTACCAAGCAATTTACGTTGACACCCCTGGGTTGCACATTGAAGAGAAACGCGCGATTAACCGCTTGATGAATCGTGCGGCCAATTCTTCTCTTAGTGATGTTAACTTAGTTTTTTTCCTCGTTGATGGCACGCATTGGACCGAAGATGATGAGATGGTCCTCACTAAGCTGAGCAAATCTCAGTTTCCGGTGGTGTTGTGTGTCAACAAGGTCGATAACGTAAAGGATCGCAACGAAGTTATGCTCCACATGATGGAGCTGTCAAAAAAAATGGACTTTGTCGATGTGGTGCCTATTTCGGCTAAACACGGTAAGAATACGGATGTATTGCGCAAGCACGTTCGCGATTACTTGCCCAAAGCGACCCATCACTTTCCTGAAGAGTATGTGACGGACCGTTCACAGCGCTTTATGGCATCGGAAATTTTGCGTGAAAAGTTAATGCGCTTTACCGGTGATGAACTGCCGTACTCTGTAACGGTCGAAATTGAGCGTTTTGATTACAACCCAGAAACCGATGGTTTTCATATCAATGGCTTAATTTTGGTTGAGCGTCTCGGTCAAAAGAAAATGGTGATCGGTAAAGGCGGCGAAAAGATCAAGACCATTGGACGAGAAGCGCGTTTGGACATGGAAGAGTTATTCGGCCGTAAAGTGTATTTGGAAACCTGGGTGAAAGTGAAATCAGGTTGGGCCGATGACGAACGAGCCTTGCGCTCTTTGGGTTATATCGACGACCTTTAA
- the acpS gene encoding holo-ACP synthase, with the protein MAIIGLGNDIVEIERIEKALGKLGVRFAERILHPDERARYVSSKTPHRYLAKRFAAKEAAAKALGTGIAKGVGFHDFIVDNDSAGKPFLTLVGQAHVLANQLGYRTTHLSLSDERHYALANVIIES; encoded by the coding sequence ATGGCCATCATAGGGTTGGGTAACGATATCGTTGAAATCGAGCGTATTGAGAAAGCGTTAGGCAAGTTAGGAGTGCGTTTTGCCGAGCGTATTTTACACCCTGACGAGCGTGCGCGTTATGTGAGTAGTAAAACCCCCCATCGTTATCTCGCCAAGCGCTTTGCGGCGAAAGAAGCCGCGGCAAAGGCCCTAGGGACAGGTATCGCAAAAGGGGTTGGGTTTCACGATTTTATTGTTGATAATGACAGCGCAGGTAAGCCATTCCTCACCTTGGTTGGTCAAGCGCACGTCTTGGCCAATCAACTGGGGTATCGCACTACCCATTTAAGTCTTTCCGATGAGCGCCATTACGCGTTGGCAAATGTGATCATCGAATCTTAA
- the barA gene encoding two-component sensor histidine kinase BarA has protein sequence MTNYGLRARVITLTLAPTLIIGLILSSFFSFNRYRDLETQVITTGTSIAEPLAIASEPHLLSESREAVRHLISYAHRKNSKLIRSIAVFDAHNELFVTSNFHPNFETLMYPKNKPIPNVSHSELRENTLILRVPIISENDYNGPNSAANQAIGYLAIEVDLSSLRLQQYQEIFSAFLVLILGIGLAAMFAFRLMNEVTKPISHMRNVVDRIRRGHLDSRIDENMHGELDELKKGINAMAISLSEYHIEMQNSIDQATSDLRETLEQLEIQNVELDIAKKRAQEAARVKSEFLANMSHELRTPLNGVIGFTRQILKTQLTNSQTDYLQTIEKSAKNLLNIINDILDFSKLEAGKLALENIPFEFRESLEEVVALQAASAHEKGLELTLKLDGKIPPALVGDPLRIQQILTNLVGNSIKFTQHGNIDISVELKGQQQNNIELQFMVKDTGIGISERQQSQLFQAFSQADASISRRYGGTGLGLVITQKLVSQMGGEISLTSRLHQGSTFWFTLHLHVSDMPMSDPLNTEALQGQQVLLIDGNIQSASITQTLLNEEGMQVSYQDALPTRCDPVDHLLLCLSPNQTYLPGAVEEMIEKAQQLCSEVILVTPTTSLAMADKIIAQYPVKSLTKPLGKKKLLQALSAPQKPIHANRLPAEIPMSTETLPLTVLAVDDNPANLKLISALLKERVDHVVTARDGAEAVTIAEQQTFDLIFMDIQMPNMDGVTACQTIKQGRQNAHTPVIAVTAHALAGERDRLLKKGMDDYLTKPIEEHVLEQVLQHWNPQFDQTAISPIHLPEGSQLGHFTTLDKHSIDWPQALKQAANKDDLARDMLMMLVDSFADIEQAVEASLAGQLEAMHLLQYIHKLHGSCAYSGVPRLKSLSKTIEETLKQGKLIQDVEPELFELLDEIDKVRLEAPNYTQQTHHGHHS, from the coding sequence ATGACCAACTATGGCTTACGCGCTCGAGTCATTACTCTGACCCTAGCCCCGACTTTGATTATCGGCTTGATTTTGAGCTCTTTTTTCTCGTTTAATCGATATCGCGATCTCGAAACTCAAGTCATCACTACCGGGACGAGTATCGCCGAGCCACTTGCCATTGCCAGTGAACCGCACCTACTGTCGGAAAGCCGAGAAGCGGTACGTCACCTAATTAGCTACGCTCATCGAAAAAACTCTAAACTTATTCGTAGTATCGCGGTCTTTGACGCTCACAATGAACTGTTCGTGACATCAAACTTTCACCCCAATTTTGAAACCTTGATGTACCCTAAAAACAAACCCATCCCCAATGTCAGTCATTCAGAGTTACGCGAAAACACCTTAATTTTACGTGTGCCTATCATTTCAGAAAATGATTACAACGGTCCTAATAGTGCCGCCAATCAAGCGATTGGCTACTTGGCTATCGAAGTGGACTTGTCGTCTTTGCGCTTACAGCAATACCAAGAAATTTTTTCCGCTTTCTTGGTATTAATACTCGGAATTGGCTTAGCCGCGATGTTTGCTTTTCGCTTGATGAATGAAGTCACAAAACCGATCAGTCATATGCGCAATGTCGTTGATCGCATCAGGCGCGGCCACCTCGACTCACGCATCGATGAGAATATGCACGGTGAACTCGATGAGTTAAAAAAAGGCATTAATGCGATGGCGATCTCCTTGTCGGAGTACCACATCGAAATGCAAAATAGCATTGATCAAGCCACCTCTGACCTGCGAGAGACTCTAGAGCAATTAGAAATCCAGAACGTCGAGCTCGACATTGCCAAAAAGCGCGCGCAGGAAGCCGCACGAGTCAAATCCGAATTTCTGGCCAACATGTCACATGAACTGCGCACCCCATTAAATGGGGTCATCGGATTTACGCGCCAAATTCTGAAAACCCAGCTGACCAACAGCCAAACCGATTACCTTCAAACAATTGAAAAGTCAGCAAAGAATCTATTGAATATTATCAATGATATCTTGGACTTCTCCAAACTTGAAGCGGGTAAACTCGCCTTAGAAAACATTCCATTTGAGTTTAGAGAAAGTCTCGAAGAAGTGGTGGCTCTGCAAGCGGCGAGCGCTCATGAAAAAGGCCTTGAACTGACGTTAAAACTCGATGGCAAAATCCCCCCGGCTTTAGTTGGTGATCCGCTGCGAATTCAACAAATACTCACCAATCTCGTGGGTAACTCGATCAAATTTACCCAACATGGCAATATCGACATCAGTGTCGAACTAAAAGGCCAGCAGCAGAATAATATTGAATTACAATTTATGGTCAAAGATACGGGTATCGGTATTTCTGAACGCCAACAATCTCAACTTTTCCAAGCCTTTAGTCAAGCGGATGCCAGTATTTCACGTCGTTACGGAGGCACCGGACTTGGGTTAGTGATCACGCAAAAGCTGGTTAGCCAAATGGGCGGAGAAATTAGTTTAACCAGTCGTCTACACCAAGGTTCGACGTTCTGGTTCACCTTACACTTGCACGTCAGCGACATGCCAATGTCAGATCCTCTAAATACCGAGGCACTGCAAGGCCAGCAAGTCTTATTGATTGATGGTAATATTCAATCTGCTTCCATAACCCAAACCCTGCTCAACGAAGAAGGCATGCAAGTCAGTTACCAAGATGCCTTGCCAACCCGCTGCGATCCCGTTGATCATTTACTGCTTTGCTTATCGCCAAATCAGACGTATCTCCCTGGTGCCGTTGAAGAAATGATTGAGAAAGCACAACAGCTTTGTTCTGAAGTTATTCTAGTGACACCGACCACTAGTCTCGCGATGGCGGATAAGATCATCGCTCAATACCCGGTGAAAAGTTTGACGAAGCCACTTGGTAAGAAGAAATTATTACAAGCGCTTAGCGCTCCACAAAAGCCTATTCACGCCAATCGTTTACCGGCTGAAATACCGATGAGTACCGAGACTTTGCCGTTGACAGTTTTAGCCGTTGATGACAACCCGGCGAACCTTAAATTAATTTCTGCTTTGCTCAAAGAGCGCGTTGATCACGTAGTAACCGCTCGAGATGGTGCCGAAGCGGTCACTATCGCTGAACAACAAACATTTGATTTGATATTTATGGATATTCAAATGCCGAATATGGATGGCGTCACGGCCTGTCAAACGATCAAACAAGGACGACAAAATGCTCATACCCCGGTCATTGCCGTGACGGCTCATGCCCTGGCCGGAGAAAGGGATCGATTACTCAAAAAAGGCATGGATGACTACCTCACCAAACCGATTGAAGAACATGTTCTTGAGCAGGTATTACAACATTGGAACCCTCAATTCGACCAAACCGCGATTTCACCGATCCATCTACCCGAAGGGAGTCAACTTGGGCACTTTACCACGCTAGATAAGCACTCGATTGATTGGCCCCAAGCCTTGAAACAAGCCGCCAATAAAGACGATCTCGCCCGTGATATGTTGATGATGTTGGTGGATAGCTTTGCCGATATAGAACAAGCGGTTGAAGCGTCATTAGCCGGACAATTGGAGGCAATGCACTTACTGCAATACATCCACAAGCTACACGGCAGTTGTGCTTATTCTGGCGTACCGCGCTTGAAAAGCTTATCCAAAACCATAGAAGAGACCTTAAAGCAAGGGAAGTTAATTCAGGATGTGGAGCCAGAACTGTTTGAATTGCTAGATGAAATCGACAAAGTCAGGCTTGAGGCTCCGAACTATACCCAACAAACTCATCACGGGCATCACTCCTAA
- the recO gene encoding DNA repair protein RecO codes for MSEGLQRCFVLHRRPYSESSLILDVFSEEYGRLTLMAKGARGKRSTSRGALQPFTPLLLKWSGKGAMKTLRQAEAISLGLPLSGIHLYSAFYVNELLSRLLRQDIAMPGLFHDYLQALTELAQEQNPEPALRRFELALLSGMGYGVDFLHCAGTGEPVSPTMTYRYREQQGFIASVRHDQLTFLGAELIAISERRFMTPEQLKAAKRFTRIALKPYLGSQPLKSREMFRQGFIPKIRSIEK; via the coding sequence ATGTCGGAGGGATTACAACGTTGTTTTGTGCTCCATCGCCGCCCTTACAGCGAATCGAGTTTAATTCTTGACGTGTTCAGCGAAGAGTACGGTAGGCTCACATTAATGGCGAAAGGCGCGAGGGGGAAGCGTTCCACCTCGCGAGGGGCGCTTCAACCTTTTACTCCTTTGTTACTCAAGTGGTCAGGTAAAGGGGCAATGAAAACATTGCGTCAAGCCGAAGCCATCAGCTTGGGCTTACCTCTTAGCGGCATCCATTTGTATTCTGCTTTTTACGTCAATGAATTGTTGTCGCGATTGTTGCGCCAAGACATTGCGATGCCCGGCCTATTCCACGATTACTTGCAAGCGTTAACGGAGTTAGCGCAAGAGCAAAACCCAGAGCCCGCGTTGCGTCGCTTCGAGTTGGCTTTGCTCTCTGGGATGGGGTACGGCGTGGACTTTTTACATTGTGCAGGTACTGGTGAGCCCGTGTCTCCGACGATGACATACCGATATCGAGAGCAGCAGGGGTTTATTGCTTCTGTTCGCCACGATCAATTAACTTTTTTAGGGGCTGAACTGATTGCCATTAGTGAGCGACGATTTATGACGCCAGAGCAATTAAAAGCAGCCAAGCGTTTTACACGTATTGCCTTAAAACCCTATTTGGGTAGTCAACCATTGAAAAGCCGAGAGATGTTTCGGCAAGGATTCATTCCAAAAATACGGAGTATTGAAAAATGA